In Dama dama isolate Ldn47 chromosome 9, ASM3311817v1, whole genome shotgun sequence, the following proteins share a genomic window:
- the LOC133062876 gene encoding olfactory receptor 2T29-like — MQQGNESSITDFILLGLFSDSRHPGLIIAIILFILVVAITGNSVLALLIWGDAHLHTPMYFLLSQLSLMDLTLISTTVPKMVTDFFSGQNFISRIGCGAQLFLYLMLGVAECVLLTLMAFDRYPAICSPLRYPVIMTPRVCLQMAIGSWVGGMLISLMHTVYTMNFSTCDSREVHHFFCEVMALLKLSCEDTSTYEKVMLAFGIVFLLIPFGLVLTSYILIFLTVLHMNSPEGRHKALATCSSHLSVVSLYFGPAMIIYMTPGSFLSADVDQRLFVFDVIITPTLNPLIYSLRNKEVLGALRKVLWRKLMFIVKR; from the coding sequence ATGCAGCAAGGAAACGAATCCTCCATTACTGATTTCATTCTCCTGGGCCTCTTCTCAGATTCCAGGCATCCTGGCCTCATTATAGCCATCATCCTCTTCATTCTTGTGGTAGCCATCACTGGAAACTCAGTCTTGGCCCTACTGATCTGGGGTGATGCCCACCTCCACACTCCGATGTACTTCCTGCTCAGCCAGCTCTCCCTCATGGACCTCACCTTAATCTCCACCACTGTACCCAAGATGGTCACTGATTTCTTCTCTGGACAGAATTTCATCTCTCGCATTGGCTGTGGAGCCCAACTCTTTCTTTACCTGATGCTAGGAGTGGCTGAGTGTGTTCTCCTGACACTCATGGCCTTTGACCGCTATCCGGCCATCTGCAGCCCTCTCAGATACCCAGTCATCATGACCCCCAGAGTCTGTTTGCAAATGGCCATTGGTTCATGGGTTGGGGGTATGCTCATCTCCCTTATGCACACAGTTTATACCATGAATTTCTCTACTTGTGACTCCAGGGAGGTTCACCATTTCTTCTGTGAGGTTATGGCCCTTCTGAAGCTCTCTTGTGAGGATACCTCAACCTACGAGAAGGTGATGTTGGCATTTGGCATTGTTTTCCTCCTCATACCTTTTGGACTCGTCTTGACCTCCTACATCCTCATCTTTCTCACTGTCCTCCATATGAACTCCCCTGAGGGCAGACACAAAGCTCTGGCCACCTGCTCTTCCCACCTCAGTGTAGTGAGCCTCTACTTCGGTCCAGCTATGATCATCTACATGACCCCAGGTTCCTTTCTCTCTGCAGATGTGGACCAGCGTCTCTTTGTGTTTGATGTTATTATCACCCCCACGCTCAACCCCCTtatctacagcctgaggaacaagGAAGTACTGGGGGCTCTGAGGAAGGTTCTATGGAGAAAGCTGATGTTTATAGTGAAAAGAtga